In Methanofastidiosum sp., the DNA window GTAGTACTGGCCTGACTGCCTTTGAAAATAGATTGCATCCTTTTTACACCTTGAGCACTTCAATTAACCACCTGAAGCAACTGTGAATAGCTCAATTGTATCCCCATCTGACAAAGGCTCGTCTTCGCAGATTATCCTGCCGTTTTTTATCACGACGTACTGCTCTCTCAATATGGATAGCTTTGAGAATACCTCAGAGACATTTCTAGCCTCTATCTCAACACTCCTCTTGTCCCGTAAAAAAACTACCTTTATCATAACATCATAAAAATGAAGGCAGGATATTTATTGCGAAGAGCAAAATGCCTATCACAGCAAATACCTTCTGAATCGCATTAGAGTTCGCCTCACTGAACTTTATATCGACTATCTCCTTGAATATCTTCCCCCCATCAAACAAAAATGGCAGTGGAAAGAGGTTTATGAGCCCTATGTTAAAGTTCAAAAGGAAAACCCAGAACAACACACCGCTTATTGGGGTTAAAATCTTCATGTTAACTGGCGAGTTGTAATATTGAGAGGTCACAATGCCAATGTAGCCTTTGCCAGCATCAGTTGGGTGTTCTTTTAGTAACACATCAAATGTGCCTTTATCAGATGTAATATTTAGCGTATCGCCTGGCTTTGAATTTTGCATAATGTCATAGAAGTTCTCTAGTGTTTCAATCTTTACGCCGTTGATTTCTGTTATTATATCGCCCTGCGATAAAAACGCAAACGCACCAGAAGATTCCTCAATTGACACTATCTCTATACCTGAAGGTGTCAAAAGCGGATTGATAACTGCCATGATTAACACAAATGCAATTAGAGCTGTGACAAAGTTTGCCATAGACCCCGCCGCATAGACCTTCATCCTTGTGAGCCTTGATGTTTTCTTTAGCTCCTCTTCATCAGGCTCAACAAATGCTCCCGGCAATACAACAAAAAGGGCCAACCCGACTGACTTCAGAGAGATGTTGTTTGCCCTTGCTATTATACCATGCGACCCCTCATGCACCATCAGGACTACTATAAGCCCTATCAAGCTGTACCAGAAGGGGACTGTAATACCCGGGATTACAAACCCGACCCCTGGTGAGGGTTCAGGTGAAAGCAAGACTTTAACAGCATTTGAAAATAGGAAGTAAAACACAGTGACCATCCCGACAACTGCGGCACCTATCCCGACTATGCTGTATACCCCCCAGATCTTTTTCCCTTTCTGTGAGATGTTATCAATAAAGTCATTGAACTTTTTAGTTCTCCACAAGAGGATTATCCCCTGGAAATCGATGCCATACTTTGAAAGGCTATACTTTTTGTTGACCTCGGAAAGTATGACCCAGAACATAATTATGCCTAAAAGCACGATATAAAGCGGATTCATATCCAATTCCTAAGATAATGATTTATATTTCTAACTGTAATTTTTTTATAATGAAGGAGAAAACAGTCGCATTTCACAGGAGAAATGTGGTTTA includes these proteins:
- a CDS encoding site-2 protease family protein codes for the protein MNPLYIVLLGIIMFWVILSEVNKKYSLSKYGIDFQGIILLWRTKKFNDFIDNISQKGKKIWGVYSIVGIGAAVVGMVTVFYFLFSNAVKVLLSPEPSPGVGFVIPGITVPFWYSLIGLIVVLMVHEGSHGIIARANNISLKSVGLALFVVLPGAFVEPDEEELKKTSRLTRMKVYAAGSMANFVTALIAFVLIMAVINPLLTPSGIEIVSIEESSGAFAFLSQGDIITEINGVKIETLENFYDIMQNSKPGDTLNITSDKGTFDVLLKEHPTDAGKGYIGIVTSQYYNSPVNMKILTPISGVLFWVFLLNFNIGLINLFPLPFLFDGGKIFKEIVDIKFSEANSNAIQKVFAVIGILLFAINILPSFL
- a CDS encoding MoaD/ThiS family protein — protein: MIKVVFLRDKRSVEIEARNVSEVFSKLSILREQYVVIKNGRIICEDEPLSDGDTIELFTVASGG